The DNA sequence TATCAACATGATAATGCTGTAATTATAGGAAGAAATCAGAATGCTTATGAAGAAATAAAGAGGGATTATATCGAAGAAAATAAAATTGAATTAGCAAGAAGAATCAGCGGTGGTGGAGCTGTTTATCATGATTTAGGAAATATTAATTTCTCATTTATTACTAATTACGATAAAAAAGCAGGATATGAAAAATTTTTAAAACCAATTATTAGCTTTTTAAATTCATTAGGTTTAAATGCAGAATTTCATGGTAGAAATGATATTTTGTGTAATGGAGCTAAAATAAGCGGTAATGCGCAATTCATTAAAGGAAATAGGATAGTTTCGCATGGGACTTTATTATTTGATGTGGATTTAACAAAATTATCTAACGCCTTGAATCCCTCAAAATTAAAATTAGAATCTAAAGGAGTTCAATCAATTCGCCAACGGGTAACAAATATAGCAAAAGAACTTAATTATTCAATGAAAGTTGAAGAGTTTATAGAAAAGTTAATGGAACATTTTGTCAAAAACGGAGATGGTGAAATTGCAGAAATTCCATATGAAAAATATGAAAACAAACTAAGAGAGATGATTGAATTCAAAAAATCTAATGAATGACTTTACAACAAAAATGCCGATTTTCAAGCATCAAATGCTAAAAAATTCCCAGGTGGTATTTTAAAAATAAAATACAACATAGAAAACAACAAATTCAAAGAAATTGTTTTCGAAGGTGATTTTTTAAGTAAATTGGACGTCAATGAAATTATAGATAACTTTATTGGTTTAGATTATTCAAAAGATGCTGTTACTAATGTACTAACATCGATTAAATTTGAAGAATATTTTGGAACTCTACAAATTAATGAAATTTTAGAATTGATTTTTGGTTAATGCTTTTAAGAGATAAAATAAACAATTTTGAAATAAATTATTATATTGAGGATATTCAAAATGATAAACCAACTGTACTTTTCTTACATGGTTTTGCGGACAGTTATCGAACTTTTATAAAACTTTTTAATTCAAATGAATATAATTCTGTGGCTATAGATTTTCCTGGATGTGGACAATCGGTTTACAATAATGAATTAAAAATTGAAGATTACCAAAATTTAGTTGAAGAATTTATAAACAAAAACTTTAGTAATAAAAATATAT is a window from the Mycoplasma anserisalpingitidis genome containing:
- a CDS encoding lipoate--protein ligase, translating into MKIFRIKSTSPYTTLSLEELITSDSEMTGDIFLIYQHDNAVIIGRNQNAYEEIKRDYIEENKIELARRISGGGAVYHDLGNINFSFITNYDKKAGYEKFLKPIISFLNSLGLNAEFHGRNDILCNGAKISGNAQFIKGNRIVSHGTLLFDVDLTKLSNALNPSKLKLESKGVQSIRQRVTNIAKELNYSMKVEEFIEKLMEHFVKNGDGEIAEIPYEKYENKLREMIEFKKSNEWLYNKNADFQASNAKKFPGGILKIKYNIENNKFKEIVFEGDFLSKLDVNEIIDNFIGLDYSKDAVTNVLTSIKFEEYFGTLQINEILELIFG